The Clostridium sporogenes genome contains a region encoding:
- a CDS encoding ABC transporter ATP-binding protein produces MNILEVKGLRIEEEKNKKILVKNSDFTIERGKITCIVGESGSGKTMTAMSIIGMLPEGVRVTKGEILFMGENVFNISKDKLRDFRGKKIFSIFQNSINCFNPSVIMEIQIYDMICSHYSIDKESFKNKLINIMKNINLKNPEIILKQYPFQLSGGMLQRMMIATAILVEPDIIIADEPTTALDLTSQKDILNQLKMIKEKLNTTILMITHDFGVVAEIADNVVIMQNGNIIEKGNVYNIFDNPQENYTKTLLNATFKREVTYVC; encoded by the coding sequence TTGAATATCTTAGAAGTCAAAGGTCTTAGGATAGAAGAAGAAAAAAATAAAAAGATTTTAGTTAAGAATAGTGATTTTACAATAGAAAGAGGAAAGATTACTTGTATAGTAGGAGAAAGTGGAAGTGGGAAAACTATGACAGCCATGTCTATAATAGGAATGCTTCCAGAAGGAGTTAGAGTTACAAAGGGGGAAATACTTTTTATGGGAGAAAATGTTTTTAACATCTCTAAAGATAAACTAAGAGATTTTAGAGGAAAGAAAATTTTTTCTATATTTCAAAATTCTATAAATTGTTTTAACCCTTCTGTAATTATGGAAATACAAATATATGATATGATATGTAGTCATTATAGTATAGATAAAGAAAGTTTTAAAAATAAACTGATAAATATAATGAAAAATATTAATTTAAAAAATCCTGAAATTATATTAAAACAATATCCTTTTCAATTAAGTGGAGGTATGCTTCAACGAATGATGATTGCAACTGCTATACTTGTGGAACCAGATATAATAATAGCAGATGAACCAACTACTGCCTTAGATTTAACATCTCAAAAAGATATATTAAATCAATTAAAAATGATAAAAGAAAAATTAAATACTACTATATTAATGATAACTCATGATTTTGGAGTAGTAGCAGAAATTGCAGATAATGTAGTAATTATGCAAAATGGAAATATTATAGAAAAGGGAAATGTATATAATATATTTGATAATCCTCAAGAAAATTATACTAAAACTTTATTAAATGCTACCTTTAAAAGAGAGGTAACTTATGTATGTTAG
- a CDS encoding ABC transporter ATP-binding protein — protein sequence MLEVKNVVKSYNPKLSLFTKNKLDFKAIDNVSFKLKEGESIGLVGESGCGKSTLGRLILRLENTTEGSIKYKGKNIWSFKGKELKSFRKQCQIIFQDTYCSLNPNIRVIDSLMEPLDNYFTELSKEEKINKIESIIGFAKLDKDILEKYPSSISGGERQRINICRALLLEPKLLICDEIISSLDVCTQASIMSMVKELREKSNTAILFISHDISVVDYLCDKIIVMESGRIIETIENKKLGLYSYKKDYTKKLLSSVPINHPSKRVNTIY from the coding sequence ATGTTAGAAGTTAAAAATGTAGTAAAAAGTTATAATCCTAAATTAAGTTTATTTACAAAAAATAAATTAGATTTTAAAGCTATAGATAATGTATCCTTTAAATTAAAAGAGGGAGAATCTATAGGACTTGTAGGAGAGTCAGGCTGTGGTAAAAGTACGTTGGGAAGGCTTATTTTAAGACTGGAAAATACTACAGAAGGTTCAATAAAATACAAAGGGAAGAATATATGGAGTTTTAAGGGGAAAGAGCTAAAAAGTTTTAGAAAACAGTGTCAGATAATATTTCAAGATACATATTGTTCTTTAAATCCTAATATTAGAGTAATAGATTCCCTTATGGAACCTTTAGATAATTATTTTACTGAGTTATCTAAAGAAGAAAAAATAAATAAAATAGAAAGTATCATAGGATTTGCTAAATTAGATAAGGATATATTAGAAAAATATCCTTCATCTATAAGTGGAGGGGAAAGACAAAGAATAAACATATGTAGAGCTTTGCTTTTAGAACCTAAGCTTTTAATTTGTGACGAAATAATATCAAGCTTAGATGTATGTACACAAGCATCAATAATGTCTATGGTAAAAGAGCTTAGAGAAAAAAGTAACACAGCTATATTGTTTATATCACATGATATAAGTGTTGTAGATTATCTTTGTGACAAGATTATTGTAATGGAATCTGGAAGAATAATAGAAACTATAGAAAATAAAAAGTTAGGGCTATATTCATATAAAAAAGATTATACAAAAAAACTTTTATCTTCAGTTCCTATAAATCATCCTTCCAAAAGAGTAAATACTATTTATTAA
- a CDS encoding metal ABC transporter permease — MLSYTFMRTALIISIFISILCPSIGIYLVLRRYSMIGDTLAHSSLAGIAIGLSLGQNPILSAFIFTSIAGVFIEFLRDYYKRYAELILSIVLSLSVGIAITLVSSGKASGNINSFLFGSILTVSKGELLTVFILSIISCVTLILLHSELIYIAFDEEGAKIANVRVKLINYIFSILVAATISVSIRIVGVLVLSSLIALPVATALQFKKGFKNTLFLSILISIFDVISALFLSYYLDCAPGGITALISVFILLIVMVFKKNK; from the coding sequence ATGTTAAGTTACACTTTCATGAGAACAGCTTTAATTATTTCTATATTTATATCTATTTTATGCCCTAGTATAGGTATATATTTAGTACTTAGAAGATATTCAATGATTGGAGATACTTTAGCTCACAGTTCTTTGGCTGGTATAGCTATAGGATTATCTTTAGGCCAGAATCCTATACTAAGCGCCTTTATATTTACTTCTATAGCAGGAGTTTTTATAGAATTTTTAAGAGATTATTATAAAAGATATGCAGAACTAATTTTATCTATAGTTCTTTCTTTAAGTGTAGGTATTGCTATAACCTTAGTAAGCTCTGGAAAAGCTTCAGGTAATATAAATTCCTTCCTATTTGGAAGTATTCTTACAGTGTCAAAAGGCGAGCTTTTGACTGTATTTATATTAAGCATAATATCTTGTGTTACTTTAATTTTATTACATAGTGAACTTATATATATAGCTTTTGATGAAGAAGGAGCTAAAATAGCTAATGTAAGAGTAAAACTTATAAATTATATTTTTTCTATTTTAGTGGCAGCTACTATATCCGTATCTATTAGAATTGTTGGAGTTCTAGTTTTAAGCTCTTTAATAGCTCTACCTGTAGCCACTGCTCTACAATTTAAAAAAGGATTTAAAAACACCCTATTTTTGTCTATATTAATAAGTATATTTGATGTAATATCCGCTTTATTTTTATCCTATTATTTAGATTGTGCTCCTGGAGGAATAACAGCACTTATTTCCGTTTTCATTTTACTTATAGTTATGGTATTTAAAAAAAATAAATAA
- a CDS encoding metal ABC transporter ATP-binding protein — protein MIEINNLCFSYTKKKPYILENINLNIKKGQYVSILGSNGSGKSTLLKLILGFLSPTLGDINLKNNKIGYVPQKYENFNSDFPITVEEVLKCHKKVLKIKDSTAIDRALNIVKMTKYKHSLIGNLSGGQRQKIFIARALMGEPELLILDEPSTGIDINSQNEIYKIISHLNSCHNLTVLSVEHNISAALSNSSHLFKIKDGVGKLYTKEQYIKLREVM, from the coding sequence ATGATAGAAATAAATAATCTATGCTTTTCTTACACTAAGAAAAAACCTTATATTTTAGAAAACATAAATCTCAATATAAAAAAGGGGCAGTATGTTTCTATACTTGGTTCTAACGGTTCTGGTAAAAGTACATTGTTAAAACTAATACTTGGTTTTTTAAGCCCTACTTTAGGAGATATAAATTTAAAAAATAATAAAATAGGCTATGTACCTCAAAAATATGAAAATTTTAATTCTGATTTTCCTATTACTGTAGAGGAAGTCCTTAAATGTCATAAAAAAGTGTTGAAAATTAAAGATTCTACTGCTATAGATAGAGCTTTAAACATTGTTAAAATGACTAAATATAAGCATTCTCTTATAGGAAATTTATCTGGAGGTCAAAGACAAAAGATATTTATTGCTAGAGCCTTAATGGGAGAACCAGAACTTTTAATACTAGATGAACCTTCTACAGGCATAGATATAAATAGTCAAAATGAAATATATAAAATAATAAGTCATTTAAATAGTTGCCATAATCTAACGGTTTTATCCGTAGAACATAACATTTCTGCAGCTCTTTCTAACTCAAGTCATCTTTTTAAAATTAAGGATGGCGTTGGAAAACTTTATACAAAAGAACAATACATAAAATTGAGAGAGGTGATGTAA
- a CDS encoding metal ABC transporter substrate-binding protein has protein sequence MKKMLSFILILSNIIFFTACSAQNKESFSSKDEKIKVVVSFNPLREYVKAIGKDKVEIKSIIPEGSEPHDFEPKIRDMESINGANIFVYNGFGMEAWVDKTLKNIDNKGLVVVEASKNVTPLKNKESEEKHNEEKHEHDHGQYDPHTWLSVKAAVKQSEVIKDALVKADPKNKNYYENNYKDFREKLEKLYNEYKKKFESVKGNHFVTGHAAFGYLCRDFNLEQNSVEDVFAEGEPTTKKMKELIDYCKKNNIKTVFLEENVSEEVSKTLAKEVGAKVEKIYTLTNSVENKGYIEIMKYNLEKIYESLK, from the coding sequence ATGAAAAAAATGCTAAGCTTTATTTTAATTCTATCCAATATAATATTTTTTACAGCTTGTTCGGCTCAAAATAAAGAAAGCTTTTCTTCAAAAGATGAAAAAATTAAAGTGGTAGTTTCTTTTAACCCACTTAGGGAGTATGTAAAGGCAATAGGTAAAGATAAAGTAGAAATAAAATCTATAATACCAGAGGGTTCAGAGCCCCATGATTTTGAACCTAAAATAAGAGATATGGAATCTATAAATGGTGCTAATATATTTGTATATAATGGCTTTGGAATGGAAGCATGGGTGGATAAAACTTTAAAGAATATAGATAATAAAGGATTAGTTGTAGTAGAGGCATCTAAAAATGTTACGCCTTTAAAAAATAAGGAATCAGAAGAGAAACATAATGAAGAAAAACATGAACATGATCATGGTCAATATGATCCTCACACTTGGTTAAGTGTAAAGGCTGCAGTAAAACAATCAGAAGTTATAAAAGATGCTTTAGTTAAGGCAGATCCTAAAAATAAAAATTATTATGAAAATAACTATAAAGACTTTAGAGAAAAATTGGAAAAATTATACAATGAATATAAAAAGAAGTTTGAGAGTGTAAAAGGAAATCACTTTGTAACAGGGCATGCAGCTTTTGGTTATTTATGTAGAGACTTTAATTTAGAACAAAATAGTGTGGAAGATGTTTTTGCAGAAGGGGAACCAACCACTAAAAAGATGAAGGAATTAATAGATTATTGTAAAAAAAATAATATAAAAACAGTATTTCTAGAAGAGAACGTAAGTGAAGAAGTGTCTAAGACTTTAGCAAAAGAAGTAGGAGCTAAAGTAGAAAAAATTTATACTTTAACCAATTCGGTAGAAAATAAAGGATACATAGAAATAATGAAATATAATTTGGAAAAAATATATGAAAGTTTAAAATAA
- a CDS encoding helicase-related protein yields MKRASIDRNFRKIKNSYNQTEYIVKNSKINSLWEQEASIRKKLKKLETMKDENIRDFKEVYNDYLHLLDYISKKLVRDYNIKYNTDFDFYEIIKGNRKNYLKSGIISVLITRHIPTMIFKEFDRIFPKNPKDEYKEVRHMNRKFYLHLGETNTGKTYNSMEKLKKSKKGIYLSPLRILALENFEKLNKEGVECDLITGEEEIKKKGAKHICCTIEKLDINAEYDVAIIDEIQMIDDDQRGSAWTRAILALKCKEIHVCGALSTKELIINIIEDCGDEYELKEYFRNIPLKIEQEAFKLKDIKKGDALVTFSKKKVLQLADYYGDLGIKTSVIYGNLPPEVRKKQYEQFISEDSNILITTDAIGMGVNLPIRRIIFMDIRKFDGNDMRYLTSQEVKQIGGRAGRLGIYDIGYIASYGNTQNFVKEMIEVYDRKIYEAVIEPSEAILDVKSLPLREKLALWSTREEKSLLYRKMDIGEKILVLDSIKNYKLPEKYQWQLLKVPFDVTNINIMNAFLKYVNEIFIGNFKTISKPKLNSKDLYDLELYYQKLNLYYSLSKNFNLNFDESWVYDERTKLSIEINKVLRKRFSF; encoded by the coding sequence ATGAAGAGAGCTTCCATAGATAGAAATTTTAGAAAAATAAAAAATTCTTATAATCAAACAGAGTATATAGTAAAAAATTCTAAAATTAATAGTTTGTGGGAACAAGAAGCATCTATTAGAAAAAAATTAAAAAAATTAGAAACTATGAAAGATGAAAATATAAGGGATTTTAAAGAGGTCTATAATGATTATTTGCATCTTTTAGATTATATCTCTAAAAAACTAGTAAGGGATTATAATATAAAATATAATACAGACTTTGATTTTTATGAAATAATAAAGGGTAATAGAAAAAATTATTTAAAATCAGGAATAATAAGTGTTCTTATAACTAGGCATATTCCAACTATGATATTTAAAGAATTTGATAGGATATTTCCCAAAAATCCTAAAGATGAATATAAGGAAGTTAGACATATGAATAGAAAATTTTATCTTCATTTAGGGGAAACTAATACGGGAAAAACTTATAATTCTATGGAAAAACTAAAAAAAAGTAAAAAAGGTATATATTTATCACCATTAAGAATACTGGCCTTAGAGAATTTTGAAAAATTAAATAAAGAAGGCGTAGAGTGCGACTTAATAACTGGAGAAGAAGAAATAAAGAAAAAAGGGGCTAAGCATATATGTTGTACTATAGAAAAATTAGATATCAATGCAGAGTATGATGTAGCTATTATAGATGAAATACAAATGATAGATGATGATCAAAGAGGGAGTGCTTGGACAAGAGCTATATTAGCATTAAAGTGTAAAGAAATACATGTTTGTGGAGCATTAAGCACAAAAGAATTAATAATAAATATCATAGAAGATTGTGGAGATGAATATGAATTAAAGGAGTACTTTAGGAATATACCTCTTAAAATTGAACAAGAGGCTTTTAAATTAAAGGATATAAAAAAAGGAGATGCATTAGTTACTTTTTCTAAAAAGAAAGTTCTCCAATTAGCAGATTATTATGGGGATTTAGGAATAAAAACTAGTGTAATATATGGAAATCTTCCACCAGAGGTTAGAAAAAAACAATATGAACAATTTATAAGTGAAGATAGTAATATATTAATAACTACAGATGCTATAGGTATGGGAGTAAATCTTCCAATAAGAAGAATAATATTTATGGATATTAGAAAATTTGATGGAAATGATATGAGATACTTAACTTCACAAGAGGTTAAACAAATAGGGGGAAGAGCTGGAAGACTTGGTATATATGATATAGGTTATATAGCATCTTATGGAAACACTCAAAATTTTGTAAAGGAAATGATAGAAGTATACGATAGAAAAATATACGAAGCTGTAATAGAACCAAGTGAAGCTATACTAGATGTAAAAAGTCTTCCATTGAGAGAAAAATTAGCTCTTTGGAGCACAAGGGAAGAAAAAAGTTTATTATATAGAAAAATGGATATAGGAGAAAAAATTTTAGTGCTAGATAGTATAAAAAATTATAAATTACCAGAAAAGTATCAGTGGCAATTATTAAAGGTACCCTTTGATGTTACCAATATAAATATAATGAATGCTTTTTTAAAATATGTAAATGAAATTTTTATAGGTAATTTTAAAACTATATCTAAACCAAAACTTAATTCTAAAGATTTATATGATTTAGAATTGTATTATCAAAAACTAAATTTATATTATTCTTTATCTAAAAATTTCAATTTAAATTTTGATGAAAGCTGGGTTTATGATGAAAGAACCAAGCTAAGTATAGAAATAAATAAAGTACTTAGAAAGAGATTTAGTTTTTAA
- a CDS encoding GGDEF domain-containing protein, whose protein sequence is MSYEYMTREQLIVELEKKDKIIENIARCASTDSLTSVLNRKRGLEDLYREIELAKINKENLTIGFADVNNLKYINDNYGHITGDYVLITLCNIIKDNIRKSDFIFRYGGDEFIIVLPKTSIKESSIVWNRISDKIKEVSRNFKCEIGMSCGFVEYEEYYNKSLKELIKMADFKMYESKSKIG, encoded by the coding sequence ATGAGTTATGAGTACATGACCAGGGAACAATTAATAGTTGAACTAGAAAAGAAAGATAAAATAATTGAAAATATTGCACGTTGTGCAAGTACAGATTCTCTTACATCAGTACTTAATAGAAAAAGAGGATTAGAAGATTTATATAGAGAAATAGAATTAGCTAAAATTAATAAAGAAAACCTAACTATAGGATTTGCAGATGTAAACAATTTGAAATATATAAATGACAATTATGGTCATATTACAGGGGATTATGTATTAATAACTTTATGCAATATAATAAAGGATAATATAAGAAAAAGTGATTTTATATTTAGATACGGTGGAGATGAATTTATAATTGTACTACCTAAAACTAGTATAAAAGAAAGTAGTATAGTATGGAATAGGATAAGTGATAAAATCAAAGAAGTAAGTAGAAATTTTAAGTGTGAAATAGGAATGAGTTGTGGTTTTGTAGAATATGAGGAATATTATAATAAATCTCTTAAAGAGTTAATAAAAATGGCGGATTTTAAAATGTATGAAAGTAAAAGTAAAATAGGATAA
- a CDS encoding ABC transporter substrate-binding protein, protein MISKVYWNNVCLLSNFEEEYINNILIENKLQKKVDFSYYGLGREYSLKEFFDKHPYKTLNFHSLISTDVDIFQHKDYLKDKVSSFKNLSNNSLNKIVLNSNIFSIKEFLPFIIIPLVMVVNKDLIPHHDIPNSLEDLLKEKYKGKVCFGGIHNSAGGSLFKALIYLFGWDKALEFTKNSIITSMPAGAFFNVMQGNYPIAIVPTIFARRCGLNNLEFICPKEGAIAIPSYIAINKNIDSFTEDFLLNNLLSSNFQKELYEKGAIIPCHKDLENISEDYITSLLYPNEEFLSDFDFTRFYKTTNELYNSI, encoded by the coding sequence ATGATTTCAAAAGTATATTGGAATAACGTTTGTTTATTAAGCAATTTTGAAGAAGAATATATAAATAATATTTTAATAGAAAACAAATTACAAAAGAAAGTAGATTTTTCTTATTATGGATTAGGAAGAGAATATTCTTTAAAAGAATTTTTTGATAAACATCCTTATAAAACTTTGAACTTCCATTCTTTAATTTCTACAGATGTAGATATATTTCAGCATAAGGACTATTTAAAAGATAAAGTTTCTTCTTTTAAAAATTTATCTAATAACTCATTAAATAAAATTGTATTAAATTCTAACATATTTTCTATAAAGGAATTTTTACCTTTTATAATTATACCCTTAGTTATGGTAGTTAATAAAGATTTAATTCCTCATCATGATATTCCAAATTCTTTAGAAGACTTATTAAAAGAAAAGTATAAGGGTAAAGTATGCTTTGGAGGAATACATAATTCTGCCGGAGGTTCCTTGTTTAAAGCTTTAATATATTTATTTGGCTGGGATAAAGCTTTAGAATTTACAAAGAACTCTATAATAACTTCTATGCCTGCCGGAGCTTTTTTTAATGTTATGCAAGGGAACTATCCTATAGCTATAGTACCTACTATATTTGCTAGACGTTGTGGTTTAAATAATTTAGAATTTATTTGTCCAAAAGAAGGTGCAATAGCTATCCCCTCCTATATAGCTATAAATAAAAATATAGATAGTTTCACTGAAGATTTCTTATTAAATAATTTATTAAGTTCAAATTTTCAAAAGGAACTATATGAAAAGGGTGCTATAATTCCTTGTCACAAAGATTTAGAAAATATTAGTGAAGATTATATAACTTCTTTATTATATCCTAATGAGGAATTTCTTTCTGATTTTGATTTCACTAGATTCTATAAAACAACAAATGAATTATATAATTCTATATAA
- a CDS encoding ATP-binding cassette domain-containing protein, whose translation MFDTLTLLAGYDKEGNKELLNKVEFKFGSVYTIIGRTGSGKTQLINDIESMVKGDSITNRSILLNNKKIENETSFNNKFVAHLSQNMNYALDLTVEEFLNLRIKCSNLNVSIKEIINKANIITGEKIEKKHILNKLSGGQSRALMIADIAVNNSSPIILIDEIENAGINKLAAINELMKSNKLIVIVTHDPLLALMGEKRIIMKNGAMYKLISRTKEEEILISKLHKLSIFNENLRLNLREGLNLKEDIIYDFKSILE comes from the coding sequence ATGTTTGATACTTTAACTTTATTAGCTGGATATGATAAAGAAGGTAATAAAGAATTATTAAATAAAGTAGAATTCAAATTTGGTTCTGTATATACCATTATTGGAAGAACTGGCTCTGGTAAAACTCAACTTATAAATGATATAGAATCTATGGTGAAAGGAGATTCTATTACAAATAGAAGTATACTTTTAAATAATAAAAAAATAGAAAATGAAACTTCTTTTAATAATAAATTTGTAGCTCATTTATCTCAAAACATGAATTATGCTCTAGATTTAACCGTAGAGGAATTTTTAAATTTAAGAATAAAATGTTCTAATTTAAACGTATCTATAAAAGAAATCATAAATAAAGCAAATATTATCACCGGTGAAAAAATAGAAAAAAAACATATTTTAAATAAATTAAGTGGTGGACAATCTAGAGCTTTAATGATTGCAGACATTGCTGTAAATAATAGCTCACCTATAATACTTATAGATGAAATAGAGAATGCTGGTATAAATAAATTAGCTGCTATAAATGAACTAATGAAAAGCAACAAATTAATTGTTATAGTCACTCATGATCCTTTATTAGCTTTAATGGGTGAAAAAAGAATTATTATGAAAAATGGTGCTATGTATAAATTAATATCTAGAACTAAAGAAGAGGAAATTCTTATTTCAAAACTTCATAAACTTTCTATATTTAATGAGAATTTACGACTAAATTTAAGAGAAGGTCTAAATTTAAAGGAGGATATAATTTATGATTTCAAAAGTATATTGGAATAA
- a CDS encoding GTP-binding protein, translating into MKVIIVAGAPAVGKTSILYNTIKILKDNNNISIVKMDCLKSNDEKIYKKLGIPVVTGLSNNLCPDHFLATNFIHIFNWAQKNHSNILIIETAGLCNRCAPFIDSSLNICVVDTLSSIKSPEKLGPMVSTADIILISKSDLISQGEKEVFIYKLLAINPKAKIIEVNGITGFGRERLAKEFVAFKSVDSINNSILKHSMPCATCSYCVGEKRIGLKYHQGITSTMDLCSNS; encoded by the coding sequence ATGAAAGTTATAATTGTGGCTGGAGCTCCTGCAGTAGGGAAAACATCTATACTATATAACACGATAAAAATATTAAAAGATAATAATAATATTTCAATAGTTAAAATGGATTGCTTAAAAAGTAATGATGAAAAAATTTATAAAAAATTAGGAATTCCTGTGGTTACCGGATTAAGTAATAATCTTTGTCCTGACCACTTTTTAGCAACTAATTTTATTCATATTTTTAACTGGGCACAAAAGAACCATTCTAATATTTTAATAATAGAAACTGCTGGACTCTGCAATAGATGTGCTCCTTTTATAGATAGTTCTTTAAATATATGTGTTGTGGATACATTATCTAGCATTAAAAGTCCTGAAAAATTAGGTCCTATGGTATCCACTGCAGATATTATTCTTATTTCTAAAAGTGACCTAATATCACAGGGAGAAAAGGAAGTTTTTATATATAAACTTTTGGCCATAAATCCTAAAGCTAAAATAATAGAAGTTAATGGTATAACAGGATTTGGTAGAGAAAGACTAGCAAAAGAATTTGTTGCCTTTAAATCTGTAGATTCTATAAATAACTCTATATTAAAACATTCTATGCCCTGCGCTACTTGTTCTTACTGCGTAGGCGAAAAAAGAATAGGACTTAAATATCATCAAGGCATAACTAGTACTATGGATTTATGTAGTAATTCTTAG
- a CDS encoding Crp/Fnr family transcriptional regulator, with translation MCGIENCKWGKRALSIDNLKIIKENVIFKDLDLEKLEGIFSNVSYSIKCFKKGECIFSELNKNKYIGIILKGEMQAKKYHYSGKEIILNKMKKGDVIGISSLGNRQDFFPTEIIAVKDSRVLIIENKEYINILKSDTMLLDNYFTYVSEKIYFLNKRIEGFTSENALERLVCFLESEKIRGYNKDKIKVEFTKEELCKYLSISRASLYRALKKLKDTRKITCYSSTIIINSDEDFREILN, from the coding sequence GTGTGTGGAATAGAAAATTGTAAATGGGGAAAAAGAGCCTTGAGTATTGACAATTTAAAGATTATTAAAGAAAATGTTATATTTAAAGATTTGGATTTAGAAAAATTAGAAGGAATATTTTCTAATGTAAGTTATAGTATTAAATGCTTTAAAAAAGGAGAATGTATATTCAGTGAATTAAATAAAAATAAATATATTGGTATAATATTAAAAGGTGAAATGCAGGCTAAAAAATATCATTATTCAGGAAAAGAAATAATTCTAAATAAAATGAAAAAGGGAGATGTGATTGGCATTTCATCTCTAGGAAATAGACAAGATTTCTTTCCCACAGAGATTATAGCTGTAAAAGATAGCAGGGTGTTAATTATAGAAAACAAGGAATATATAAACATATTAAAGAGTGATACTATGTTGTTAGATAATTATTTTACCTATGTAAGCGAAAAAATATATTTTTTAAACAAGAGGATAGAAGGATTTACTTCAGAAAATGCTCTAGAAAGATTAGTGTGCTTTTTAGAAAGCGAAAAGATTAGAGGATATAATAAAGATAAGATAAAGGTGGAATTTACAAAAGAAGAGTTGTGCAAATATTTATCTATAAGTAGAGCTAGTTTATATAGAGCATTAAAAAAATTAAAAGATACTAGAAAAATAACTTGTTATAGTAGTACAATAATAATAAATTCTGATGAGGATTTTAGAGAAATTTTAAATTAA
- a CDS encoding ABC transporter substrate-binding protein, with amino-acid sequence MKKRIGTLLMAFLLVFSALFVVGCSNKEEKKESTNTTQENNKKEKIKIATLKGPTGMGMVKLMEENKEDYDISLFDAPDQIVSKVVNGEVDAAAVPSNLASVLYNKTKGQVQIVGVNTLGVLYIVENGDTVKNIKDLKGKTIYATGKGATPEFILNYILKKNGLDPDKDVKIEYKAQHNDLATLVSSKKAKIAVLPEPFVTISKTKNKDLKVQLDLTKEWEKVSGEGKLTMGALVFKKDSIDKRGKDVENFISNYKNSVEFVNNNKEEASKLMEKNGIVPKAKIAEIAIPKCNIVFMDSKDSKDSLEKFYNILKENDPKSIGGKLPDENFYYKGK; translated from the coding sequence ATGAAAAAGAGAATCGGTACATTATTAATGGCTTTTCTTTTAGTTTTTTCAGCTTTATTTGTGGTAGGTTGTTCAAATAAGGAGGAAAAGAAGGAGAGTACAAATACTACACAGGAAAATAATAAAAAAGAAAAGATTAAAATAGCCACTTTAAAAGGACCTACTGGTATGGGCATGGTTAAACTTATGGAAGAAAATAAAGAGGATTATGATATTTCTTTATTTGATGCTCCAGATCAAATAGTTTCTAAGGTAGTAAATGGAGAAGTAGATGCAGCAGCAGTACCATCTAATTTGGCTTCCGTTTTATATAATAAAACAAAGGGGCAGGTCCAAATAGTTGGAGTAAACACTTTAGGAGTTTTATATATTGTAGAAAACGGGGATACTGTAAAAAATATAAAAGATTTAAAGGGTAAAACTATTTATGCTACTGGAAAGGGAGCTACTCCAGAATTTATTTTGAATTATATATTAAAGAAAAATGGATTAGATCCAGATAAGGATGTAAAAATAGAATATAAGGCTCAGCACAATGATTTAGCAACTTTGGTATCTTCAAAAAAGGCAAAAATAGCAGTGCTTCCAGAACCTTTTGTAACAATATCGAAAACTAAAAATAAGGATTTAAAAGTACAGCTAGACTTAACAAAGGAATGGGAAAAAGTATCTGGAGAGGGAAAATTAACTATGGGAGCCTTAGTATTTAAAAAGGATTCCATAGATAAAAGAGGAAAAGATGTAGAAAACTTTATAAGTAATTATAAAAACTCTGTAGAGTTTGTAAACAACAACAAGGAAGAAGCTAGCAAGCTCATGGAGAAAAACGGAATAGTTCCAAAGGCAAAAATAGCAGAGATTGCTATTCCAAAATGCAATATAGTATTTATGGATTCTAAAGATTCAAAGGATTCTCTAGAAAAATTTTATAATATTTTAAAAGAAAATGATCCAAAATCCATTGGAGGAAAACTACCTGATGAAAATTTCTATTACAAAGGAAAATAA